A window from Deltaproteobacteria bacterium PRO3 encodes these proteins:
- a CDS encoding TolC family protein, with protein MGGVIRVKFRKSFALFAAAMSLGLLPGHAGAEKTEISGHRAGAESAPSISEDMEMPETMPSMPGGFTGEDKASTLGPPPEVPMGAGPRLSIDDCVKMALLNNREVRAKDYDMEVAQSKLKEAQPRGIPVFEYEFLSFPAPRDADRAVSSFFEGDVTFGQRGKISLGIPLYTFGKIGIAQELARHGIAAEKEKKIEKQNDVVLKVKQLYYGLLLAKDVRQLFEDANRHLSNEVQRRESSTEATDPVDLVRLKLFRYEALNRILDVDKKAALAREGLRIQLGMERGTEFSIQDEHLTPVDFEIQDFAVYLERNRKNNPKNRLLDIGVKASEAQYRLEKRKLAPDIGIGGFYEFGHTVKPISGVDLTDDFNDPFNFNRVGFGLRIKGEINIKSYLAKTRAAQAEYFKNSLNKSIADEGLELDLKEAYLGVLQTREAMENGYRAMKLARQYVFLTKTNVDIGVGDKKDYSDALQAYLVSRGRYLESVFNYNVAVATLELKSGGVAQGE; from the coding sequence ATGGGCGGCGTGATTCGGGTCAAGTTCAGAAAATCCTTCGCACTTTTCGCCGCCGCGATGAGCCTCGGCCTCCTGCCGGGCCACGCCGGGGCCGAGAAGACCGAGATCTCCGGCCATCGAGCCGGCGCGGAGTCCGCGCCCTCGATCTCGGAAGATATGGAGATGCCCGAGACCATGCCCTCCATGCCGGGCGGTTTCACCGGGGAGGACAAGGCCTCCACGCTCGGTCCGCCGCCCGAGGTGCCGATGGGTGCGGGACCGCGCCTCAGCATTGACGACTGCGTGAAGATGGCTCTGCTCAACAACCGCGAGGTGCGGGCCAAGGATTACGACATGGAAGTCGCGCAGAGCAAGTTGAAGGAGGCCCAACCCCGCGGCATTCCCGTCTTCGAGTACGAATTCCTCTCTTTCCCCGCGCCGCGCGACGCGGACCGCGCGGTCAGCAGCTTCTTCGAGGGCGACGTCACCTTCGGGCAGCGCGGCAAGATCTCGCTGGGCATCCCGCTCTACACCTTCGGCAAGATCGGCATCGCCCAAGAGCTGGCCCGGCACGGCATTGCCGCCGAAAAAGAGAAAAAGATCGAGAAGCAGAACGACGTCGTCCTCAAGGTCAAGCAGCTCTATTACGGCCTGCTGCTCGCGAAAGACGTGCGGCAGCTCTTCGAGGACGCCAACCGGCACTTGTCCAACGAGGTGCAGCGGCGGGAGAGCAGCACCGAGGCCACGGACCCGGTCGACTTGGTGCGCCTGAAGCTGTTCCGCTACGAGGCCCTCAACCGCATCCTCGACGTCGACAAGAAGGCCGCCTTGGCTCGGGAGGGGCTGCGCATCCAGTTGGGCATGGAGCGGGGGACCGAATTTTCCATCCAGGACGAGCACCTGACGCCGGTGGATTTCGAAATCCAGGACTTCGCGGTCTATTTGGAGAGGAATCGAAAGAACAACCCGAAGAATCGCCTGCTGGACATCGGCGTCAAGGCCAGCGAGGCCCAATACCGGCTGGAGAAGCGCAAGCTCGCGCCCGACATCGGGATCGGCGGCTTCTACGAGTTCGGCCACACCGTCAAGCCGATCAGCGGCGTCGACCTGACCGACGATTTCAACGATCCCTTTAACTTTAACCGCGTGGGCTTCGGTCTGAGGATCAAGGGCGAGATCAATATCAAATCCTATCTCGCCAAGACGCGGGCGGCCCAGGCGGAATATTTCAAGAATTCCCTGAACAAGAGCATCGCCGACGAAGGGCTTGAATTGGACCTCAAAGAGGCCTATTTGGGCGTCCTGCAGACGCGCGAGGCCATGGAGAACGGCTACCGCGCGATGAAACTGGCAAGACAATACGTCTTTTTGACGAAGACGAACGTAGACATCGGGGTCGGAGACAAGAAGGACTACTCCGACGCCCTCCAGGCCTATCTGGTCTCGCGGGGGCGCTACCTCGAATCGGTGTTTAACTACAACGTGGCCGTGGCCACGCTCGAGCTCAAGTCGGGCGGCGTCGCCCAGGGCGAGTGA
- a CDS encoding HAMP domain-containing histidine kinase — MLFSKRSRERSLLETFRTYSKELSSILDLKDLLKNLLRTLTEIAEVRSGNILLQETGIKAFVVRESVGGEPLILQFSAHDPFIQYLARTLKPMTKHILLQDRRLIDVKEAGLHFMTGVNAEAVFPMTAENKFLGLFALGSRRDGEAYSEATLDLLGVLITMASISVDNAILFESVAKQNLQLAEVAKLKTQFVSTVSHELSTPLNGILGLTEVLLDPESNANFTDDQRRYVEMIHSAGKELLEVVNQIIQFTQFQSKGGPAEIRKVDLSKTLEGLASEVEDVLREKNIQMRIDLEGIATVYGDEGQIRQVFASLVENAIKFSRHDAPNLIGVRSSRHGDMLKVCVYDHGIGIGSQDQDLIFEDFRQADGELTRSYGGTGLGLAIAKKIVERHGGRIWVESKKGEGSQFFFTLPLKPASVDAKEVDTRRE, encoded by the coding sequence ATGCTCTTCTCGAAGCGCAGCCGGGAACGCAGCCTCCTCGAGACCTTTCGCACCTACTCGAAAGAACTAAGTTCCATCCTCGACCTCAAGGACCTGCTGAAAAACCTGCTCCGCACCCTGACCGAGATCGCCGAGGTGCGCAGCGGCAACATCCTGTTGCAAGAGACCGGCATCAAGGCCTTCGTGGTCCGCGAGAGCGTCGGCGGCGAGCCGCTCATCCTGCAATTCTCCGCTCACGACCCCTTCATCCAGTACCTGGCGCGCACCCTCAAACCGATGACCAAGCATATCCTGCTGCAGGACCGCCGCCTCATCGACGTGAAGGAGGCCGGCTTGCACTTCATGACCGGCGTCAACGCCGAGGCCGTGTTTCCGATGACGGCCGAAAACAAATTTTTAGGCCTCTTCGCCCTGGGCAGCCGCCGTGACGGTGAGGCCTATTCCGAGGCCACCCTCGACCTGCTGGGCGTCCTCATCACCATGGCCTCGATCTCGGTCGACAACGCGATCCTCTTCGAGTCCGTCGCCAAGCAAAACCTCCAGCTCGCGGAGGTCGCCAAGCTGAAGACTCAATTCGTCAGCACGGTATCGCACGAGCTGAGCACGCCGCTCAACGGCATCCTGGGCCTAACCGAGGTCCTGCTCGACCCCGAGTCCAACGCCAACTTCACTGACGATCAGCGGCGCTATGTTGAGATGATCCATTCCGCCGGCAAAGAACTGCTGGAGGTCGTGAACCAAATCATCCAGTTCACGCAATTCCAGAGCAAGGGAGGGCCCGCCGAGATCCGCAAGGTGGACTTAAGCAAGACCCTTGAGGGCCTCGCCTCCGAGGTAGAGGACGTCCTGCGCGAGAAGAATATCCAGATGCGCATCGACCTCGAGGGGATCGCGACGGTCTACGGCGACGAGGGGCAGATCCGCCAGGTCTTCGCCAGCCTGGTCGAGAACGCGATCAAGTTTTCCCGCCACGATGCGCCCAACCTGATCGGCGTCCGCAGCAGCCGGCACGGCGACATGCTGAAGGTCTGCGTCTACGATCACGGCATCGGGATCGGCAGCCAGGATCAGGACCTCATCTTCGAGGACTTCCGCCAGGCCGACGGCGAGCTGACCCGTTCCTACGGCGGTACCGGCCTGGGCCTGGCCATCGCCAAGAAGATCGTCGAGCGCCACGGCGGCCGAATCTGGGTCGAGTCGAAGAAGGGGGAGGGCTCGCAGTTCTTCTTCACCCTCCCGCTCAAGCCCGCCTCGGTGGACGCCAAGGAAGTCGACACCCGCCGAGAGTAA
- a CDS encoding ABC transporter substrate-binding protein: MRASFRNIFLTAAAAAAALSISAESPAAVKAPPKGGDQVLQSNGQVNAPQGTPTREIQDIEVKMDAYKTGTDLSAEDKANNAKIKRDIITGTFDLRELCRLALDKHWGGLSAAEQNNFVALMTDLLETKALFSKEQTKTRGKAYTVQYLGDTYLQEKTRARTRTKVVVPKENVKVDIEYKMKKDPGGWKIFDVVVDDASLVENYRYQFDAIISKNGYGELVRRMQNKLKELKTKSS; encoded by the coding sequence ATGCGAGCCTCGTTTCGAAACATTTTTCTGACCGCGGCCGCGGCCGCCGCCGCTCTTTCGATCTCGGCTGAATCCCCGGCGGCGGTGAAGGCGCCGCCGAAGGGCGGGGACCAAGTCCTGCAATCCAACGGGCAGGTGAACGCCCCGCAAGGCACGCCGACCCGCGAGATCCAGGACATCGAAGTGAAGATGGATGCCTACAAGACCGGCACCGACCTCAGCGCCGAAGATAAGGCCAACAACGCCAAGATCAAGCGCGACATCATCACCGGCACCTTCGACCTGCGCGAGCTCTGCCGCCTGGCCCTCGACAAGCATTGGGGCGGGCTCTCCGCCGCCGAGCAAAATAATTTCGTCGCCCTCATGACCGACCTGCTCGAGACCAAGGCGCTCTTCTCCAAAGAACAAACGAAGACACGGGGTAAGGCCTACACGGTGCAGTACCTGGGCGACACCTATCTGCAGGAAAAGACGCGTGCCCGCACCCGCACCAAGGTCGTGGTGCCCAAGGAAAACGTCAAGGTCGACATCGAGTACAAGATGAAAAAAGATCCCGGCGGCTGGAAGATCTTCGACGTGGTCGTCGACGACGCCAGCTTGGTCGAAAATTACCGCTACCAGTTCGACGCGATCATCAGCAAGAACGGCTATGGCGAATTGGTGCGCCGCATGCAAAACAAGCTCAAGGAACTGAAGACCAAGTCCTCTTGA